A stretch of Gossypium hirsutum isolate 1008001.06 chromosome A06, Gossypium_hirsutum_v2.1, whole genome shotgun sequence DNA encodes these proteins:
- the LOC107943278 gene encoding putative MO25-like protein At5g47540, which translates to MKGLFKSKPRTPVDIVRQTRDLLSFAARSSESRESKREEKMAELFKNLRELKSILYGNSESEPVSEACAQLTQEFFRENTLRLLITCLPKLNLEARKDATQVVANLQRQQVNSRLIASDYLEVNLDLLDILIAGYENTDMALHYGAMLRECIRHQTVARYVLESQHMKKFFDYIQLPNFDIAADAAATFKELLTRHKSTVAEFLSKNYDWFFAEYNSKLLESSNYITRRQAIKLLGDILLDRSNAAVMTRYVSSKDNLRILMNLLRESSKSIQIEAFHVFKLFAAKQNKPPDIVSILVANKSKLLRLFADFKTNKEDEQFEADKAQVVREIAALELRDRP; encoded by the exons ATGAAGGGGCTTTTCAAATCCAAGCCGCGAACTCCCGTCGATATCGTGCGCCAAACGCGTGATCTCCTCAGCTTCGCCGCCCGCTCCTCCGAAAGTCGTGAATCCAAGCGGGAAGAGAAA ATGGCAGAATTGTTTAAGAATTTAAGGGAGTTGAAATCTATTCTTTATGGAAATAGTGAATCTGAGCCAGTCTCAGAAGCTTGTGCACAACTGACTCAAGAGTTCTTCAGAGAGAATACGCTGCGGCTCTTGATCACTTGCCTTCCTAAATTGAACTTAGAG GCAAGGAAAGATGCCACTCAAGTTGTTGCCAATTTGCAAAGGCAACAAGTGAATTCGCGGTTGATTGCTTCTGATTACTTGGAAGTGAACTTAGATCTTTTAGATATTTTAATAGCAGG TTATGAAAACACAGACATGGCTTTACATTATGGTGCAATGTTGAGAGAATGCATACGGCATCAGACTGTTGCAAG ATATGTTTTGGAATCACAGCACATGAAGAAGTTTTTTGACTATATACAACTTCCAAATTTTGACATTGCTGCTGATGCTGCTGCAACTTTTAAG GAGCTCTTGACAAGGCATAAGTCCACCGTAGCTGAATTTCTTTCCAAGAACTATGACTGG TTTTTTGCAGAATATAACTCAAAGTTGCTGGAATCAAGCAACTACATTACGAGACGACAAGCTATCAAG TTGTTGGGAGATATTTTGTTGGACCGCTCAAATGCAGCTGTCATGACCAGATATGTGAGCTCAAAGGATAACTTAAGGATTCTTATGAATCTTCTAAGG GAATCAAGCAAGAGCATTCAAATAGAAGCTTTTCATGTTTTCAAG TTGTTTGCCGCAAAACAGAATAAGCCTCCAGACATTGTTAGCATACTCGTTGCCAATAAAAGCAAGCTTCTACGATTGTTTGCAGATTTCAAGACTAATAAAG AGGATGAACAGTTTGAGGCGGACAAGGCTCAGGTTGTGAGAGAAATCGCTGCCCTTGAGCTTAGAGACCGCCCATAG